CCCTGACCAGGGGCACCTGGGTCATCACCACCACTGCGCGCATTCCGACCGCAACGCCTGCGACCATTATCAAGCGGGTGCGCGTGGCTCCCCGAGCGGCCGCCGCCAAGTAGTCGCGGGGCGCTCGCGGGCGTAGGGAGCGTGGCGGAGGTCATCGTCACCACGAACCTCGCCGGTGTTTTCGGGGTCTTGGGTGCAGTGCTCGTGGCCCGTCTGCTCCTGAGTACCTTCGACATCGGGATGATGGGTAACGAAGCGATCGCCGGACTCGGCGGCATCGCGGGGCCGTGCGCCTTCGTTCAGCCGTGGGCGGGCGCCGTTATCGGTCTGGTGGCTGGCTGCGTCATGGTTCCCACGGTGCTGACACTTGACCGGCGTCGCATCGACGATCCCATTGGTGTCTTCGCCGGTCACGGTATGGGTGGCATCGTCGGGGTGCTGGCAGCGGGGGTCTTCACCACAACTGACGCCGCCGCGGCGCTCGGCGGTCGCGCGGGGCTCATCTACGGCGGTGGGTTCGCCCAGCTCGGCTGGCAGGTCGTCGGGGTC
This Thermoleophilia bacterium DNA region includes the following protein-coding sequences:
- a CDS encoding ammonium transporter, with product MRAFRPQRLRPLSSGCAWLPERPPPSSRGALAGVGSVAEVIVTTNLAGVFGVLGAVLVARLLLSTFDIGMMGNEAIAGLGGIAGPCAFVQPWAGAVIGLVAGCVMVPTVLTLDRRRIDDPIGVFAGHGMGGIVGVLAAGVFTTTDAAAALGGRAGLIYGGGFAQLGWQVVGVVSIGAFAFVTGYAAFWLIKVTMGPSASEADELAGLDISEHGMFGYPERFIELVGADFEDVGSHDVTTGGGDVAPGR